A region of the bacterium genome:
AAGAAACAACTCCAATAGAACTGCCTAACTCAATAACATCGAACGACTCAGGCAAATACTTTTGAATAAAACGAATCTCTGCACTTTCATATATTTTCCAAAAAAGTTCAGCCTTAGTTGCTGGAGAAATCTCAGGAATTGAAGTATTAAATACCATACCCCTGAAAGGAATTTTATCATTATAGAAATAAGACAAAATTTTTCCTATCAGGGAGATAGTTAACATCCTGGCAATAAATATTTTTATTTTCATTATTTACATAATTTAGTTTAACTGCTTCTAATTTCCGATATAATTTGATGAAATTTTTCAGCCCAATGGGTATGCACGTAAAATGAACTTAACCGTTTGCTCTCGTTATAAACCTCATTTAATTTCCAACCAGGTAAGGAAGCAGCTTCTTTTAGTTTTTCTGATAACTCGTTAACCGATTTTGCTTTAAAAATAAATCCGTTCTTTTTATTTAAAAATTCATAGCGGTTTCCTACCCGATCGCTAAGAATCAAACCACATCCTGTCAGAGCAGCCTCCGAGACAACCAATGGCCAGTGATCTTCTATACTGGGCAGCACTAAAAATCTCGACCGCTTTAAAGCATCGGCTATTTGAAGAGACTGCATAAATGGATGAACTATTACACCCGGACAACTTTCCAGAAGGTTTTTATATTCACCAGCACCATACACGAGGATTTTCCAATCAGGAAAATCCTGATGGAATATCTTGAATGCTTTTGCCAGGGTAGAAACCCCTTTTCGGGCAATAAACTGCCCGATAAAAATAAACTGCTTAGGCCTCTGAGTTAGAATAGGCCCAGGAGTAAAGCAATTAGAATCTGACCCATAAAGGCCCGTATATATCTGTGAAGAAGGCATGCCAAAAAAACGCATAAGGTGAACCGCTGATTCGCCGGGCACCCAAACTGCTGAAAACCATTTTTTATAAAAAAAACG
Encoded here:
- a CDS encoding glycosyltransferase family 4 protein, whose translation is MNVVKTSGTKINIAISWSGIPAYGARLIREGIKRLGHPVIVIGTMPQMSTKDSEELLGQKIYWIDKSNVNSWHDIDLSIPDIFFQAGWFIPSFNKLGREVRDNGGKVICLIDNCWKNNIRQWMGAVKFRFFYKKWFSAVWVPGESAVHLMRFFGMPSSQIYTGLYGSDSNCFTPGPILTQRPKQFIFIGQFIARKGVSTLAKAFKIFHQDFPDWKILVYGAGEYKNLLESCPGVIVHPFMQSLQIADALKRSRFLVLPSIEDHWPLVVSEAALTGCGLILSDRVGNRYEFLNKKNGFIFKAKSVNELSEKLKEAASLPGWKLNEVYNESKRLSSFYVHTHWAEKFHQIISEIRSS